The Armatimonadota bacterium sequence GTGACCCTCAGCATCCCGCATCCTGCCCCAGGTAGGTGGCCACCACCTCCGGGTGGCTCAGCACTTCCCCCGGCTTTCCCTCCAGGATCTTCCGACCCGTGTGCAGCACCACCACCCAGTCCGCGATGGCGCGCACCGCGGACATCACGTGCTCTACAAGCACCACGCCGATGCCCTGAACTCGCAGCCGTCTCAGGAGCTCCAAGGCCACCTGGAGCTCCCCTTCCGTAAGCCCCGCCAGCCACTCGTCCAACAGGAGGAGCCTCGGATCCCCCGCGAGGGCGCGGGCCAGTTCCAGCCGCTTCTGATCGATGTAGGTGAGGTCGCCCGCGGGGACGTCCAGCCGGTCCCTAAGGCCAACTTCCTCTCCTACCTCCTGTGCCTTTGCCATGGCCCGGGCCACGGGAAGGCCCCGTGCCCGAAAGAGAAATCCCAGGCCGATGTTCTCCCGCACCGTCATCGCCTCCATGATGCGGGGACGCTGGAAGGTCCGGCCGATGCCCAGGTGCGCCACCCGGTGGGGGGGCCAGCCCGTGATGTCTCGCCCTTCCCACCGGACCCTCCCTGCGTCCGGCGCGAGGACGCCGCTGATGACGTTCAGGAGGGTGGTCTTCCCGGACCCGTTGGGGCCGATCACCGCCACCACCTGCCCAGACCGCGCCACGAGATCCACGCCCACCAGCGCCTCCAGCCCTCCGAACCGCCTGCTCACTCCCCGCACTTCCAGCATCTACCCCCCGCTGCTCCCCACCCGCGGGAGCTCCTCCGCCCGAACCCGAATCGTCCCGCCCTTCCGCTCCTCCGCCCGCTGCAGGATCCCCTCCACCAGCCCGCTTAGGCCCCCGGGGGCATACAGGACCAGAACCGCGAGGAGGAAACCCAGCACGAACAGGAAGGGGTAGGGATAGCGCGCGTACAGCCATTCGTACAGCAAGAGCAGGGGGATGGTCCCCAGCAAGGGACCGTAGCTCTGCCGGATCCCGCCCAGCATGGCCATGAGGATCACCTGGAACGACCGGGTGGGATCGAAGGCCATATCGGGGAGCACGTAGGCCCACCGGGGCGCGAGAATGGCTCCCACCACCGCCGTGGCGCTCGCGGTTGCGGCGAACACCCCAATCTTCACCCGGGAGACGTCCACCCCCGTGTGGGCCGTGGCCAGTTCATCCTCCCCGATGGCCCGAAGCGCGTATCCCAGCTTGGACCTCCGCAGCAGGAACGCACCCAGAAGGAGGGCCGCGGTGACCACCCACAGGGCATAGTACAGATCCAGGTCGCCGAAGGGCACGCTGACGATCCGGCCCACCTTTCGGAAGAGGCGCCCCTCGAACCACAGCACGAACTGCCGGAGGAATTCGCTCAGCCCGAAGGTGAACATCACGAAGTACAGGCCGCTGAGCCGCAGGGTGGCGAGGCCCACCACGGAGGCCAACAGGTAGGCCAGCACCGCGGCCGCGGCGGCGCAGGCCAGCACCGGGATGCGGCCACCCAGATAGACGGTCACGTATGTCCCGATGCCGAAGAAGGCGGCGGTAGCCAGCGAGAAGTAGCGGGTGGGCCCGGAGAAGATCGCCCACGCGGTCACCAGGGCCATGTAGCTGAGGAGTTCCACGAAGAACCCCACGAGATACGCAGAGCCCCACCGGGGCGCCGTGAGGAGGACCAGCATCCCCAGGAAGTACGCGGCCCACGCGACGGATCCCCCCCGTTCCCTCACGTCCGCCACCCGAACAGGCCCCGCGGCCGCCACAGCAGGATCGCGGTCAGCACCGCGAAGTTCACCGTAAGCCGCAGGGCGGGATCCCACACCGCGCTCACCACGCTCTCCGCAAGCCCCAGCAGGATCCCCGCGGTAAGGCTTCCCACCGCGCTCCCGATTCCCCCCAGGACCATCACCACCAAGGCCCGCACCGTCACGTCGATGCCCGCGGTGGGGCTGAAGGACCAGAACATGCTCAGCAGGGTTCCCGAAGCGCCCGCCAGCACCCCCCCGATGCCGAAGGCCACGAGCCGATACCGCTCCACCCCCACCCCCACCAGCTGCGCGGCCCGGGGGTTATCCGCCATCCCCCGCAGCACCCGGCCCAGGCTGGACCACCGCAGGATCCCGTAGAGGATCCCGCTGAGCAGAAAAGCCCCCGCCGCGGCCACCAGGCGGTTTCTGCTGAAGGGATGCCCCAGGAGGAACACCGGCTCACTCCAGAAGGAGTAGTGCCGCAACTCCGCCCCCCAGAGCATGAGGGCGGAACTCTGGAGGAGGAACAGCAGGGCAAACGTCAGCAGGAGCATGGCCACCTCGGCCTCCCTCCGGTCCATGCGGAAAACCCTTCGCAGGCCGGCCAGGTAGGCGCCGCCGCTGACCAGTCCCGCGGCCGCTCCGGTGCCGAGGAGGGAGACCAACGGGCTGAGCCCCAAAACCGTGTACGAGGTGTAGGTCAACAGGGCCCCCAGCATCACCAGCTCCCCGTACGCGAGGTTGAGGATTCCCGCCACCGCGTACTGGAGATTCAGGCCCAGGGCAACGAGGGCGTACACCCCTCCCAGGATCAGGCCGTCGAGGAGAACGGCCACCCACGTTCCACTTCCCGTCATCCCCGTCCCCGAAAGAGGATCCGGAGGCGCCCGTGGGGAACCGGACGCCCCCGGATCCGGTTGCTCCGCTATCTGCGCCAGGCGGGCTTGGGGACCACCATGGGACGGATCTGCCCCTCCAGACCCCACACGCCCAGGAACTGGCCCCTCTGCCACTGGCCGATCATGCTGGGCCAGTAGGTGTTCATCTGCTCCCGGAAGCGGATGGGCCCCATGATGGTCCGGAAGGTCCGGGTTGCGATCACATCCCGGATCTTCTTCCGGTCGATCTCTCCCACCTCCTCCACGGCCTGCTCCAGGACCTGCAGGGCCGCGGGCATGTACGCCCCGCCCCAGCATTCGATGGGCCTGCCCACCACCTTCCGGTACAGGTCGTAGTACTCCTTGGCTCCCGGAATCTGCGGGTTACAGCCCCCCGCGCCCATCACGCCCTCGATGGTGCGGGCCCCGTACCTCCGGGGGAGATCCCCGAAGGCGATCCCCACGGTTCCGTAGTAGATCTTGGGGTTGAACTGCTGGGCGATGGCCTGCTCCAGGAGCAGGGAGAAGTCCGAGGGGTAACTGATGGAGATGTACACGTCGGGATTCAGCGCCTTCATCTCCCGGATCAGGGAGGAGACATCTGAAACCTGCAGGGGGTAGCTCTTCACGTACAGAATCTGGAACTCCGCACGCTTCAGGGCCGCCTCGTACGCGGGCCAGAACTCGTACCCGTGCTGGTCCGCGATGTACGTGGCCACAATCCTCGGCCCGATGACACCCCTCTGGCGGAAATGCACGAGCATGTCCGTCACCGCTTTGGCGTGCACGTCGGGCTGGGCATGGAACCAGAAGGCGTACGGGAACTCATGCCGGCGTTTGTACAGCTCCACCGCGCTCGCATGCACGCCCAGCAAGGGGTATCCGTACTTGTTGAAGAGGGGGGCGGCGGCGATGTGCATGGCGGTGCCGTAGGGAGGAAGGATCAGGTCCACCTTATCCTGGAGGATGAGCCGCTCAAGATTTCGGATCAGGGTCTCCTGCTGGCTCCGGTCGTCGTACTCGATGAACTCGATGGGAACCCGGCGGCCGAACTTCTTGAGGTACAGTCCGCCCTTCCGGTTGAGCCCATCGAGCCAGATCTTGAACTGGTACCGGCTGGCCTCCGGTACTCCCGGAGAGAGAGGACCCGTCAGGGAGTGCACCACGCCGATCCTGATCTTGGAAGGTCCCCCCGGCTGGGTGGCTGCGTATCCATAGGCACTCACCCCCATGGCCATCAACACCACCGCGACCAGGATCCTCCGCGCCGAGCGCATGTCCCTCACCCCCTTCTCGGATTCTGATTTCCGCCGATCCCTACCGTTGAAGCCCGTCCCGCCCTCCTCCCACCCCCTTCCGACTAGATGCGTCCCAGGAAGCTCCAGGGTACCCCGGGATATGCCGTGAGGTACTCAGGCCCCAGCTGTCCGACCTCCGTCACCCCCAAGAGTCCCAGGGTGGTTCCGATCTCTTCCTGCAGCAGCTCCAGAGCCCGCTCCACCCCCTCCTGCCCGCCCGCGGCCAGGGCCCAGCACTGGAGCTTCCCGATGAGGGCCGCCCGGGCACCCAGGGCGAGGGCCTTCACCACGTCCGTGCCCCGGAGGATGCCTCCGTCCACCAGAACCTCCGCCTGACCCTCGATCGCTCCCACGATCTCCGCCAGGGCGTCCGCGGTAGCGGGCGCGTAGTCCAGCTGCCGGCCTCCGTGGTTGGAGACGTACACCACCTGCACCCCGTGCTCCACCGCCAGCCGGGCATCCTCCGGGGTGAGGATTCCCTTCAGGATCAACGGCAGGGAGGTTTGGTCCCGAAGCCACCGCACCTCCTCCCAGGTGAGGGCTGCCTGGTAGGTCTCGTCCGGGACGATGTCCGCCAGGTTCGGACGTTGCGCTTCCTGACGGGGGCGAAATCGGTTGCGCAGGTCCCGCTCCCGCCGTCCGTACACCGGGACGTCCACGGTCAGGCACAGGGCTAGGTAGCCGGCAGCCTCCACCCGGCGCACCATCCGGCGCATCCAGCTACGATCCCCCCGCACGTACAGCTGGAAGACCAGGGGGCCCGTGGCAGCCTCCGCCACCTCCTCCAGGGACCGCTCGGACATGGTGCTGATCCAGGCCACGGTCCCCCGCCGGCCCGCGGCGCGGACCACCGTCCGGGTGCCGTCTGGGTGCACGAGGCCCAGGTTGCCGATGGGAGCCAGCATCACGGGCAAGGCCAGGGGGCATCCCAGGAAGGTGGTCGCGGTGGATCGGGTTCGAACGTCCCGCAGGACCCGGGGGCGGAAGGCGTAGCGCGCCCAGCGCAACCGGTTCCAACGCAGGGTGGTCTCCGTCTCCGCCCCACCGGAGACGTAGTCCCACACGTAGGGCGCCAGCCGCCTCCGGGCCATCTGAACGATATCGCGGAGGGTAACGAAAGATTCCGCACCGCTCATGGGGGATCGGCCCCTCAGTCCAGAAGGGTAACGGTTCCCGCATCCCCATCCACCCGGATCCGCTGTCCGGTGCGGATCCGCCGGGT is a genomic window containing:
- a CDS encoding ABC transporter ATP-binding protein; the protein is MLEVRGVSRRFGGLEALVGVDLVARSGQVVAVIGPNGSGKTTLLNVISGVLAPDAGRVRWEGRDITGWPPHRVAHLGIGRTFQRPRIMEAMTVRENIGLGFLFRARGLPVARAMAKAQEVGEEVGLRDRLDVPAGDLTYIDQKRLELARALAGDPRLLLLDEWLAGLTEGELQVALELLRRLRVQGIGVVLVEHVMSAVRAIADWVVVLHTGRKILEGKPGEVLSHPEVVATYLGQDAGC
- a CDS encoding branched-chain amino acid ABC transporter permease; translation: MRERGGSVAWAAYFLGMLVLLTAPRWGSAYLVGFFVELLSYMALVTAWAIFSGPTRYFSLATAAFFGIGTYVTVYLGGRIPVLACAAAAAVLAYLLASVVGLATLRLSGLYFVMFTFGLSEFLRQFVLWFEGRLFRKVGRIVSVPFGDLDLYYALWVVTAALLLGAFLLRRSKLGYALRAIGEDELATAHTGVDVSRVKIGVFAATASATAVVGAILAPRWAYVLPDMAFDPTRSFQVILMAMLGGIRQSYGPLLGTIPLLLLYEWLYARYPYPFLFVLGFLLAVLVLYAPGGLSGLVEGILQRAEERKGGTIRVRAEELPRVGSSGG
- a CDS encoding branched-chain amino acid ABC transporter permease translates to MTGSGTWVAVLLDGLILGGVYALVALGLNLQYAVAGILNLAYGELVMLGALLTYTSYTVLGLSPLVSLLGTGAAAGLVSGGAYLAGLRRVFRMDRREAEVAMLLLTFALLFLLQSSALMLWGAELRHYSFWSEPVFLLGHPFSRNRLVAAAGAFLLSGILYGILRWSSLGRVLRGMADNPRAAQLVGVGVERYRLVAFGIGGVLAGASGTLLSMFWSFSPTAGIDVTVRALVVMVLGGIGSAVGSLTAGILLGLAESVVSAVWDPALRLTVNFAVLTAILLWRPRGLFGWRT
- a CDS encoding amino acid ABC transporter substrate-binding protein; this encodes MRSARRILVAVVLMAMGVSAYGYAATQPGGPSKIRIGVVHSLTGPLSPGVPEASRYQFKIWLDGLNRKGGLYLKKFGRRVPIEFIEYDDRSQQETLIRNLERLILQDKVDLILPPYGTAMHIAAAPLFNKYGYPLLGVHASAVELYKRRHEFPYAFWFHAQPDVHAKAVTDMLVHFRQRGVIGPRIVATYIADQHGYEFWPAYEAALKRAEFQILYVKSYPLQVSDVSSLIREMKALNPDVYISISYPSDFSLLLEQAIAQQFNPKIYYGTVGIAFGDLPRRYGARTIEGVMGAGGCNPQIPGAKEYYDLYRKVVGRPIECWGGAYMPAALQVLEQAVEEVGEIDRKKIRDVIATRTFRTIMGPIRFREQMNTYWPSMIGQWQRGQFLGVWGLEGQIRPMVVPKPAWRR
- a CDS encoding alpha-hydroxy-acid oxidizing protein: MSGAESFVTLRDIVQMARRRLAPYVWDYVSGGAETETTLRWNRLRWARYAFRPRVLRDVRTRSTATTFLGCPLALPVMLAPIGNLGLVHPDGTRTVVRAAGRRGTVAWISTMSERSLEEVAEAATGPLVFQLYVRGDRSWMRRMVRRVEAAGYLALCLTVDVPVYGRRERDLRNRFRPRQEAQRPNLADIVPDETYQAALTWEEVRWLRDQTSLPLILKGILTPEDARLAVEHGVQVVYVSNHGGRQLDYAPATADALAEIVGAIEGQAEVLVDGGILRGTDVVKALALGARAALIGKLQCWALAAGGQEGVERALELLQEEIGTTLGLLGVTEVGQLGPEYLTAYPGVPWSFLGRI